The following proteins come from a genomic window of Solwaraspora sp. WMMA2065:
- a CDS encoding PHP domain-containing protein has translation MGHHHHHHHDHAASGADVPAPLDLSVPDAELSPTEASRRTFLRNAGLLGAGAAASSVLAGGHAAHAAPANDHSGGTGGGQANDGEFVWLAGDHHIHTQYSSDAMYRVVDQAKHARAYGLDWIVITDHGNATHSRIGVEKVNPDIVETRKEIKDLLIYQGLEWNIPSAEHGTVFVQPGPNEVAVLKQFETDYDGSVNGTSSPSPANEALAIAGIKFLGDEVRRRRIGGALFLANHPSRRGVDSPHEVRAWRDADPTVAVGMEGAPGHQASSLPAPNGPGRGRGYYEGSPSAASFPGYPLESYRTWGGFDWMTSTVGGLWDSLLAEGKPWWISANSDSHINYLGTSMRGPDSDFNANGKYNDPVYGPLITTAGDFWPGQYSRTHVGAQAFGYRAVMDAIRAGRVWVDHGGLIRGLGMRVRRLNDQRPGAGATLGGTLKIKSGTSVVVTLDIDLATVPNWAQFVPKLARVDLIVGDVTGPVTDQDAFTAPTTRVAASFEVQPGRKRVSFSYPLGRVDRPMYVRVRGTDGNRSAPGLMGAAVDPHGPAMDVLGDADPWLDLWFYGNPIWVLPS, from the coding sequence ATGGGACACCACCACCATCACCACCACGACCACGCAGCGAGCGGTGCCGACGTACCGGCACCGCTCGACCTGTCGGTGCCGGACGCCGAACTGTCGCCGACCGAGGCGTCCCGGCGTACCTTCCTGCGCAACGCCGGGCTGCTCGGAGCCGGCGCGGCCGCGTCGTCGGTGCTGGCCGGCGGACACGCCGCGCACGCCGCACCGGCCAACGACCACAGCGGCGGCACCGGCGGTGGCCAGGCCAACGACGGCGAGTTCGTCTGGCTGGCCGGCGACCACCACATCCACACCCAGTACAGCTCGGACGCCATGTACCGGGTGGTCGACCAGGCCAAGCACGCCCGCGCGTACGGTCTGGACTGGATCGTCATCACCGACCACGGCAACGCCACCCACTCCCGCATCGGGGTGGAGAAGGTCAACCCGGACATCGTCGAAACCCGCAAGGAAATCAAGGACCTGCTGATCTACCAGGGCCTGGAGTGGAACATCCCATCCGCCGAGCACGGCACGGTCTTCGTCCAGCCGGGGCCGAACGAGGTCGCCGTACTCAAGCAGTTCGAGACCGACTACGACGGTTCGGTGAACGGCACCAGCAGCCCGAGCCCGGCCAACGAGGCGCTCGCCATCGCCGGCATCAAGTTCCTCGGTGACGAGGTCCGCCGGCGCCGCATCGGCGGTGCGCTGTTCCTGGCCAACCACCCGTCCCGGCGGGGCGTCGACTCGCCGCACGAGGTGCGGGCCTGGCGCGACGCCGACCCGACCGTGGCGGTCGGTATGGAGGGCGCGCCCGGTCACCAGGCCTCCAGCCTGCCGGCACCAAACGGCCCGGGTCGTGGTCGCGGCTACTACGAGGGCAGCCCGTCGGCGGCGTCGTTCCCCGGCTACCCGTTGGAGAGCTACCGCACCTGGGGCGGGTTCGACTGGATGACCTCCACCGTGGGCGGGCTGTGGGACAGCCTGCTCGCCGAGGGCAAGCCGTGGTGGATCAGCGCCAACTCCGACTCGCACATCAACTACCTGGGTACGTCGATGCGCGGGCCGGACAGCGACTTCAACGCCAACGGCAAGTACAACGACCCGGTGTACGGGCCGCTGATCACCACCGCCGGTGACTTCTGGCCGGGCCAGTACAGCCGTACCCACGTCGGCGCGCAGGCGTTCGGCTACCGCGCCGTGATGGACGCCATCCGGGCCGGCCGGGTCTGGGTCGACCACGGCGGTCTGATCCGGGGCTTGGGCATGCGGGTCCGCCGGCTCAACGACCAGCGGCCGGGTGCCGGTGCTACCCTCGGCGGTACGTTGAAGATCAAGAGTGGTACGTCGGTCGTGGTGACCCTCGACATCGATCTGGCGACCGTGCCGAACTGGGCGCAGTTCGTGCCAAAGCTGGCTCGGGTGGACCTGATCGTCGGCGACGTCACCGGACCGGTCACCGACCAGGACGCCTTCACCGCCCCGACCACCCGGGTCGCCGCCTCGTTCGAGGTGCAGCCGGGCCGCAAGCGGGTGTCGTTCAGCTACCCGCTGGGCCGGGTGGACCGACCGATGTACGTCCGGGTCCGCGGCACCGACGGCAACCGCAGCGCGCCCGGTCTGATGGGTGCGGCGGTCGACCCGCACGGCCCGGCGATGGACGTGCTCGGCGACGCCGACCCGTGGCTGGACCTGTGGTTCTACGGCAACCCGATCTGGGTCCTGCCATCCTGA
- a CDS encoding energy-coupling factor transporter transmembrane component T, producing MIGEPDGTKKTAPLARRNPVAKLAAALVFSVLLLATLDPLAPAVAIAVELAVVPLFGLGYRALLRRMAPLLLSAAGVLVTLTLFAAERTGPVLLAAGPVLVTSGVLVTALGLALRLLAVALPGVLVFATTDPTDLADALVQNVKAPPRFAIGALAAFRLVPMLAAEWQLLAMARRARGIDAGRNPVRRLRLFAATAFGLLVLAIRRGTRLATAMDARGFDAGIPRTSARRQRFGAADAALVAGAAIAAGGSLAVSLAAGVFRPVIG from the coding sequence GTGATCGGCGAACCGGACGGCACCAAGAAGACGGCGCCGCTGGCCCGCCGCAACCCGGTGGCGAAGCTCGCCGCCGCGCTGGTCTTCTCGGTGCTGCTGCTGGCCACCCTGGACCCGCTGGCGCCGGCCGTCGCGATCGCAGTCGAGCTCGCCGTGGTCCCGCTGTTCGGGCTGGGCTACCGTGCCCTGCTGCGCCGAATGGCGCCGCTGCTGCTGAGCGCCGCCGGTGTGCTGGTCACCCTGACGCTGTTCGCCGCCGAACGGACCGGCCCGGTGCTGCTCGCCGCCGGCCCGGTGCTGGTCACCAGCGGCGTACTGGTCACCGCACTCGGGCTGGCGTTGCGCCTGCTGGCCGTGGCGCTGCCCGGGGTGCTGGTCTTCGCCACCACCGACCCGACCGACCTGGCCGACGCCCTGGTGCAGAACGTCAAGGCCCCGCCCCGGTTCGCGATCGGGGCGCTCGCCGCGTTCCGGCTGGTGCCGATGCTGGCCGCCGAGTGGCAGCTGCTGGCGATGGCCCGCCGGGCCCGGGGCATCGACGCGGGCCGCAACCCGGTGCGCCGGCTCCGGTTGTTCGCGGCGACCGCCTTCGGGCTGCTGGTCCTGGCGATCCGCCGGGGCACCCGGCTGGCCACCGCGATGGACGCCCGGGGGTTCGACGCCGGCATCCCCCGGACCAGCGCCCGGCGGCAACGGTTCGGGGCGGCCGACGCGGCTCTGGTCGCCGGTGCCGCGATCGCAGCCGGAGGGTCGCTGGCGGTCAGTCTCGCCGCCGGGGTCTTCCGCCCGGTGATCGGCTGA
- a CDS encoding methyltransferase domain-containing protein, with protein MTAVQDRINAYWTGRAPGYDEYVQRPERFAVDQQAWSQVWAAALPPAPLDVLDVGTGTGQAAIVLAGLGHRVTGIDLSEGMLERARHHAAAMPDGPVIAYGDAVAPDFPVASFDAVTSRYLMWTLREPQVAVANWVRLLRPGGTVAVVDSTWFPDGLDNASENFADHYDSAVRSALPLATAKSIDQTVAVLERAGLRDVAAVPLTSIYELDQRFGVAPDHELKLQYIVTGRR; from the coding sequence ATGACGGCCGTACAAGACCGGATCAACGCGTACTGGACCGGCCGGGCGCCGGGCTACGACGAGTACGTGCAGCGCCCTGAGCGGTTCGCCGTCGACCAGCAGGCCTGGTCGCAGGTCTGGGCGGCGGCACTGCCGCCGGCACCGCTGGACGTGCTCGACGTCGGCACCGGCACCGGGCAGGCGGCCATCGTGCTGGCCGGCCTCGGCCACCGGGTCACCGGCATCGACCTGTCCGAGGGGATGCTGGAGCGGGCCAGGCACCACGCCGCCGCGATGCCCGACGGCCCGGTCATCGCGTACGGCGACGCCGTCGCACCGGACTTCCCGGTGGCCAGCTTCGACGCGGTGACCAGCCGTTACCTGATGTGGACGCTGCGGGAGCCGCAGGTTGCCGTGGCCAACTGGGTACGCCTGCTGCGCCCCGGCGGCACCGTCGCCGTGGTCGACAGCACCTGGTTCCCTGACGGGCTGGACAACGCCTCGGAGAACTTCGCCGACCACTACGACAGTGCGGTGCGCTCGGCGCTGCCGCTGGCCACCGCGAAGTCCATCGACCAGACCGTGGCGGTGCTGGAGCGGGCCGGTCTGCGTGATGTCGCGGCCGTACCGCTGACCTCGATCTACGAACTCGATCAACGGTTCGGCGTGGCACCCGATCACGAGCTCAAACTGCAGTACATCGTCACCGGTCGTCGCTGA
- a CDS encoding ABC transporter substrate-binding protein has product MRTSRTTAVAAVSAAVLLAAGCGEAGADPTPDAADGYPVTVTNCGVDVTFDAAPERVVLLKSAAVPYLHALGVMDRVTARAGQYPAEYYDEATLSELDRVPLLTDKTDTSGHLQISKEVVISQQPDLVLGEVDNLSRDTLSAVDIPLLEEPAMCPGSTAVPTFDDIYAQMRTYGEVFDRADEAAAAVTALEERMAQVQAQAEAGSGRTAAVLYPTVGGGVTYAYGTASMAHPQLEAAGFRNVFDDVPERVFEVTVEELLGRDPDVLVLLYSDGDPAAVEQGLTGLPGAENLAAVRNGDVLTQLFNFTEPPTPLSIDGLERIVQHFQAES; this is encoded by the coding sequence ATGAGGACAAGCCGTACCACCGCCGTCGCGGCGGTCTCCGCCGCCGTGCTGCTCGCCGCCGGATGCGGCGAAGCCGGTGCCGACCCCACCCCGGACGCGGCCGACGGCTACCCGGTGACCGTCACCAACTGCGGCGTCGACGTCACCTTCGACGCCGCGCCGGAACGGGTCGTGCTGCTCAAGAGCGCGGCCGTGCCGTACCTGCACGCGCTCGGCGTGATGGACCGGGTCACCGCCCGGGCAGGGCAGTACCCGGCGGAGTACTACGACGAGGCGACCCTGTCCGAGCTGGACCGCGTCCCGCTGCTGACCGACAAGACCGACACCAGCGGCCACCTGCAGATCTCCAAGGAAGTGGTGATCAGCCAACAGCCGGACCTGGTGCTCGGCGAGGTGGACAACCTGTCCCGGGACACGCTGTCGGCGGTGGACATCCCGCTGCTCGAGGAGCCGGCGATGTGCCCGGGAAGCACGGCGGTGCCGACCTTCGACGACATCTACGCTCAGATGCGGACCTACGGCGAGGTGTTCGACCGGGCCGACGAGGCGGCTGCGGCGGTCACCGCGCTGGAAGAGCGGATGGCGCAGGTGCAGGCCCAGGCCGAGGCGGGCTCCGGCCGTACGGCCGCGGTGCTGTACCCGACCGTCGGCGGCGGTGTCACCTACGCGTACGGCACCGCCAGCATGGCGCACCCGCAGCTGGAGGCGGCCGGGTTCCGCAACGTCTTCGACGACGTACCCGAACGGGTCTTCGAAGTCACCGTGGAGGAACTGCTCGGCCGCGACCCCGACGTGCTGGTCCTGCTGTACAGCGACGGCGACCCGGCCGCCGTCGAACAGGGCCTGACCGGGCTGCCCGGGGCGGAGAACCTGGCCGCCGTGCGCAACGGCGACGTGCTGACCCAGCTGTTCAACTTCACCGAGCCGCCGACCCCACTGTCCATCGACGGACTTGAACGGATTGTGCAGCACTTCCAGGCCGAGTCGTGA
- a CDS encoding ABC transporter ATP-binding protein: protein MITATEVSWRYGANPVIDGVSVTARPGRVLGLIGPNGSGKTTLLRLLHGALRSGGAGRSGGGGAGRSGGGAGRVVVDGDELASLPSREVARRLAVVVQEAGGADTALTVAELVLLGRGPHLSTFQRTSRADHEIVARCLARVGAAHLGARAFAGLSGGERQRVLIARALAQQATHLLLDEPTNHLDIRYQHEVLQLVRDLGTCSIVVLHDLNLAARYCDDLVLLGDGQVAAAGSTDEVLDPAVLEPVYGIGIRRLDLDGAIHLLFRPHEATEERTAA, encoded by the coding sequence GTGATCACCGCGACCGAGGTCTCCTGGCGCTACGGCGCCAACCCGGTGATCGACGGGGTCAGCGTGACCGCCCGACCGGGCCGGGTCCTCGGGCTGATCGGCCCGAACGGCAGCGGCAAGACCACCCTGCTGCGCCTGCTCCACGGTGCCCTGCGCAGCGGCGGTGCCGGGCGTAGTGGTGGTGGCGGTGCCGGGCGTAGTGGTGGTGGTGCCGGGCGGGTCGTGGTGGACGGGGACGAACTTGCCAGCCTGCCGTCGCGGGAGGTCGCCCGCCGGCTGGCCGTGGTGGTGCAGGAGGCCGGCGGCGCGGACACCGCGCTGACCGTGGCCGAGCTGGTGCTGCTGGGCCGGGGTCCGCACCTGTCGACGTTCCAACGGACCAGTCGGGCCGACCACGAGATCGTGGCCCGGTGCCTGGCCCGGGTCGGTGCCGCCCACCTGGGTGCCCGCGCGTTCGCCGGGCTGTCCGGCGGCGAACGCCAACGGGTGCTGATCGCCCGCGCTCTCGCCCAGCAGGCCACCCATCTGCTGCTCGACGAGCCGACCAACCACCTGGACATCCGCTACCAGCACGAGGTCCTGCAACTGGTGCGGGACCTCGGCACCTGCTCCATCGTCGTACTGCACGACCTGAACCTGGCCGCCCGCTACTGCGACGACCTGGTGCTGCTCGGCGACGGCCAGGTGGCGGCCGCCGGCAGCACGGACGAGGTGCTCGACCCGGCGGTGCTCGAACCGGTCTACGGGATCGGCATCCGGCGGCTGGACCTCGACGGAGCCATCCACCTGCTGTTCCGCCCACACGAGGCGACCGAGGAGAGGACCGCGGCATGA
- a CDS encoding ABC transporter ATP-binding protein translates to MSRLELRGFGWRHAGRRAWAVRDVELSVDAGERVLLLGPSGAGKSTLLAAIAGLLPADSGEQAGTVTVDGLDPRKARERVGIVFQDPQSQLVMARSGDDVAFGLENRGVPAEQIWPRVDAALARVGFRYGRDRPTAALSGGEQQRLALAGALALRPGLLLLDEPTANLDPAGADLVRDAVAGALDGDRDTTLVIVEHRVAQALPLVDRVVVLSAGGGVRADGKPDEIFDRYGGQLAADGVWVPDQPLPQRGGSAAPAGEPLLIADRVGLVPRLAPLADEVPVRGGEALAVLGPNGAGKTTLALLLGGLVAATDGAVRATAALTGDGRVGPAPHRWQAPELVRRIGNVFQNPEHQFVATTVADELALGPRRCGLAESAVAPVVDELLHRLRLDRLAAANPYTLSGGEARRLSVATALATAPRLLVLDEPTFGQDRRTWLELVALLGELRDAGHGIVTVTHDVDLVAALADRRLTL, encoded by the coding sequence GTGAGCCGGCTGGAGCTGCGCGGGTTCGGCTGGCGGCACGCCGGCCGCCGGGCCTGGGCGGTCCGTGACGTCGAGCTGAGCGTCGACGCCGGCGAACGGGTCCTACTGCTCGGGCCGTCGGGGGCCGGCAAGAGCACGCTGCTGGCGGCGATCGCCGGGTTGCTGCCGGCCGACTCGGGCGAGCAGGCCGGCACCGTCACCGTCGACGGGCTCGACCCGCGCAAGGCCCGCGAGCGGGTCGGCATCGTCTTCCAGGACCCGCAGAGCCAGCTGGTCATGGCGCGCAGCGGCGACGACGTCGCGTTCGGGCTGGAGAACCGGGGCGTGCCGGCCGAGCAGATCTGGCCACGGGTGGACGCCGCGCTGGCCCGGGTCGGTTTCCGCTACGGCCGGGACCGGCCGACTGCCGCGCTGTCCGGCGGCGAGCAGCAGCGGCTGGCCCTGGCCGGGGCGCTCGCCCTGCGGCCGGGTCTGCTGCTGCTGGACGAACCGACCGCGAACCTCGACCCGGCCGGCGCCGACCTGGTCCGCGACGCCGTCGCCGGGGCGCTCGACGGGGACCGGGACACCACGCTGGTGATCGTCGAGCACCGGGTGGCGCAGGCGCTGCCGCTGGTCGACCGGGTGGTGGTGCTGTCCGCCGGTGGCGGCGTGCGGGCCGACGGCAAGCCGGACGAGATCTTCGACCGGTACGGCGGGCAACTGGCCGCCGACGGTGTCTGGGTGCCGGACCAGCCGTTGCCGCAGCGCGGTGGTTCCGCCGCCCCGGCCGGTGAGCCGCTGCTGATCGCCGACCGGGTCGGGCTGGTGCCCCGGCTCGCCCCGCTCGCCGACGAGGTGCCGGTACGCGGCGGCGAGGCACTGGCCGTGCTGGGGCCCAACGGCGCCGGCAAGACCACGCTGGCCCTGCTGCTCGGCGGGCTGGTCGCGGCCACCGACGGAGCGGTCCGGGCCACCGCCGCGTTGACCGGCGACGGCCGGGTCGGCCCGGCCCCGCACCGGTGGCAGGCACCGGAGCTGGTCCGCCGGATCGGCAACGTGTTCCAGAACCCGGAGCACCAGTTCGTTGCCACCACGGTGGCCGACGAGCTGGCCCTCGGCCCGCGCCGCTGCGGGCTGGCGGAGTCGGCCGTCGCGCCGGTGGTCGACGAGTTGCTGCACCGGCTGCGGCTGGACCGGTTGGCGGCTGCCAACCCGTACACCCTGTCCGGTGGTGAGGCGCGGCGGCTGAGTGTGGCGACCGCCCTGGCCACCGCGCCCCGCCTGCTGGTGCTCGACGAGCCGACGTTCGGCCAGGACCGGCGCACCTGGCTCGAACTGGTCGCGCTGCTCGGTGAGCTGCGCGACGCCGGGCACGGGATCGTGACGGTGACCCACGACGTCGACCTCGTCGCCGCCCTCGCCGACCGGCGGTTGACCCTGTGA
- a CDS encoding UTRA domain-containing protein — protein sequence MTDQGWTSSSDPYLVAQQHDAWSAEAAGRGRVGTQQLLGVETVDADTQVRRALGLAAGERAVVRRRLILEDDRPVELADSYYPEPIAAGTPLAENRKIKGGAVRVLTDLNLAPHQVTEHVTARRPTDHEQELLDIPADEPLLVLTRISRAATGQPVEYAVMHTVTSRSTGHTYQMQVPPA from the coding sequence ATGACAGACCAGGGCTGGACCAGCAGCTCAGACCCGTACCTCGTTGCACAGCAGCACGACGCGTGGTCCGCCGAGGCCGCCGGCCGGGGACGCGTCGGCACGCAACAGCTACTCGGCGTCGAGACCGTCGACGCGGACACACAGGTCAGACGCGCACTCGGACTCGCCGCCGGCGAACGAGCCGTCGTCCGCCGCCGCCTCATCCTCGAAGACGACCGGCCCGTCGAACTCGCCGACTCCTACTACCCGGAACCCATCGCCGCCGGCACCCCACTCGCCGAAAACCGCAAGATCAAAGGCGGCGCGGTACGGGTCCTCACCGACCTCAACCTCGCACCCCACCAGGTCACCGAACACGTCACCGCACGACGGCCGACCGACCACGAACAGGAACTCCTCGACATCCCCGCCGACGAGCCACTCCTCGTCCTCACCCGCATCAGCCGCGCCGCCACCGGCCAACCCGTCGAGTACGCCGTCATGCACACCGTGACCAGCCGCTCCACCGGCCACACCTACCAAATGCAGGTCCCACCCGCATGA
- a CDS encoding XRE family transcriptional regulator has product MNTALHVAMSRTGMTPATLAGKVGVDPKTVARWLGGRVPHPRHRSQVAQALREDEDVIWSGLVKRGYDREIRAAWPTRSAVPRELWNDLLHRATSRIWCAGYTSYFLWTEVPGITATLRNKAASGLDLRFLLGHKDSPVTRERERIENAALSISTRIDITTAELAKIEPTPQVRHTDRHISLSVWIFDDEALVSTHLADQLGHASPTLHIRRRGPGGLFDQYAGHVEHLWQAAPAPAPTP; this is encoded by the coding sequence ATGAACACAGCGCTGCACGTGGCGATGAGCCGAACCGGCATGACACCCGCGACCCTGGCCGGCAAGGTCGGCGTCGACCCCAAGACCGTCGCCCGGTGGCTCGGCGGTCGCGTTCCTCACCCCCGCCACCGCTCGCAGGTCGCCCAGGCGCTGAGAGAAGATGAAGACGTGATCTGGTCCGGCTTGGTCAAACGCGGATACGACCGGGAAATCCGCGCCGCATGGCCGACACGCTCAGCCGTCCCCCGGGAACTCTGGAACGACCTCCTCCACCGCGCCACGTCCCGCATCTGGTGCGCCGGCTACACCTCCTACTTCCTCTGGACCGAGGTCCCCGGCATCACAGCCACCCTGCGCAACAAGGCCGCATCCGGGCTCGACCTGCGCTTCCTCCTCGGCCACAAAGACTCACCCGTCACCCGCGAACGCGAACGCATCGAGAACGCCGCCCTGTCGATCTCCACCCGCATCGACATCACCACCGCCGAACTGGCCAAGATCGAACCCACCCCACAGGTACGCCACACCGACCGCCACATCAGCCTGTCCGTCTGGATCTTCGACGACGAAGCCCTGGTCAGCACCCACCTCGCCGACCAACTCGGACACGCCTCCCCCACCCTGCACATCCGCCGCCGCGGCCCCGGCGGCCTGTTCGACCAGTACGCCGGCCACGTCGAGCACCTCTGGCAAGCAGCCCCCGCACCAGCACCGACCCCATGA
- a CDS encoding permease, with protein sequence MFGDRVGSVEVLAFLLIGLVIFREPLANLISDPRLQTWTTVFVSVMVQAMPFLVFGVVLSAVIAVFVPRSFWAKALPKHPALAVPVASAAGVVLPGCECGSVPIAGSLIRRGVAPAAALAFLLAAPAINPIVLVATAVAFPNNPEMVVGRGVASLLVAVVMGWLWLRLGRTDWIRLPHRPDLDDLSRARAFWAAVRHDIMHAGGFLVIGAMAAASINVLVPERWLQTLADNPVLSILALAALAVLLSICSEADAFVAASLSQFSLTSRLVFLVVGPMVDLKLVSMQAGTFGRRFAYRFAPATFLIAIVVAVAVGTVLL encoded by the coding sequence CTGTTCGGTGACCGGGTCGGCTCGGTGGAGGTGCTCGCCTTCCTGCTGATCGGGCTGGTGATCTTCCGCGAGCCGTTGGCCAACCTGATCTCCGACCCCCGGCTGCAGACCTGGACCACGGTCTTCGTGTCGGTGATGGTCCAGGCGATGCCGTTCCTGGTCTTCGGGGTGGTGCTCTCCGCGGTGATCGCGGTCTTCGTACCCAGGTCGTTCTGGGCGAAGGCGCTGCCGAAACACCCGGCGCTGGCGGTGCCGGTGGCCAGCGCCGCCGGGGTGGTGTTGCCCGGCTGCGAGTGCGGTTCGGTGCCGATCGCCGGGTCGCTGATCCGGCGGGGCGTCGCGCCGGCCGCCGCGTTGGCCTTCCTGCTCGCCGCCCCGGCGATCAACCCGATCGTGCTGGTGGCCACGGCGGTCGCCTTCCCGAACAACCCCGAGATGGTCGTCGGCCGGGGTGTCGCCAGCCTGCTCGTCGCGGTCGTGATGGGCTGGCTGTGGCTGCGGCTGGGTCGCACCGACTGGATCCGCCTGCCGCACCGCCCCGACCTGGACGACCTGTCCCGGGCGCGGGCGTTCTGGGCGGCGGTCCGGCACGACATCATGCACGCCGGCGGTTTCCTGGTGATCGGCGCGATGGCCGCCGCCAGTATCAACGTGCTGGTGCCGGAGCGCTGGTTGCAGACCCTCGCCGACAATCCGGTGCTGTCCATCCTGGCGCTCGCCGCACTCGCCGTGCTGTTGTCGATCTGCTCCGAGGCGGACGCCTTCGTCGCGGCCTCGTTGTCGCAGTTCTCGCTCACGTCACGGCTGGTCTTCCTGGTCGTCGGCCCGATGGTCGACCTGAAACTTGTCTCGATGCAGGCCGGCACGTTCGGGCGCAGATTCGCGTACCGGTTCGCTCCGGCGACATTCCTGATCGCCATCGTGGTGGCGGTCGCGGTGGGGACGGTGCTGCTGTGA
- a CDS encoding ECF transporter S component, with amino-acid sequence MTQQSMPADRSWRTVDIVVASVIAVAFGVVFWLWGLIWTATEAAFTFFPPAQAVLYGVWLVPAVLGALVIRKPGAALFCELVAAVVSAALGSQWGAVVIVQGLAQGVGAELVFLAVAYRSFRLPVALTAGATAGLGAAIFDQIRYYAPYDLVSFRIPIFIVTVVSAIVLAGAGSVALTRALARTGVLDRFPAGRDRTTV; translated from the coding sequence ATGACGCAGCAATCTATGCCCGCCGACCGTAGCTGGCGGACCGTCGACATCGTGGTCGCCTCGGTGATCGCGGTCGCGTTCGGGGTGGTCTTCTGGCTGTGGGGACTGATCTGGACCGCCACCGAGGCCGCGTTCACCTTCTTCCCGCCCGCTCAGGCAGTGCTGTACGGGGTGTGGCTGGTGCCGGCTGTGCTCGGCGCGCTGGTGATCCGCAAGCCGGGGGCCGCGCTGTTCTGCGAGCTGGTCGCAGCGGTCGTCTCGGCGGCGTTGGGCAGCCAGTGGGGTGCCGTGGTGATCGTGCAGGGGCTGGCCCAGGGGGTCGGTGCCGAGCTGGTGTTCCTGGCGGTGGCGTACCGCTCGTTCCGGCTGCCGGTGGCGCTGACCGCCGGGGCCACCGCCGGGCTCGGCGCGGCGATCTTCGACCAGATCCGCTACTACGCGCCGTACGACCTGGTCAGTTTCCGGATTCCGATCTTCATCGTCACTGTGGTCAGCGCGATCGTGCTGGCCGGTGCCGGCAGCGTGGCGCTGACCCGGGCACTGGCCCGCACCGGGGTGCTCGACCGGTTCCCCGCCGGCCGCGACCGCACCACGGTGTGA
- a CDS encoding GntR family transcriptional regulator has translation MLTGEFKPGDKVPSTAQLCERYGVSNLTTQRALNILKKQGFVRGESGVGVFVTANQPIAVEANHYPGRRTDRSHRDDQKPPTGARPDTSCPDQTKPNLTALPRHLPDRHRGSGVGHGELRLANRSMRTTDNRSPLPETTGYATISTSTCR, from the coding sequence ATCCTCACCGGCGAGTTCAAGCCCGGCGACAAGGTGCCCTCCACGGCCCAACTCTGCGAGCGGTACGGCGTCTCCAACCTCACCACCCAACGCGCGCTCAACATCCTCAAGAAGCAAGGATTCGTCCGTGGCGAGTCCGGCGTCGGCGTGTTCGTCACCGCCAACCAGCCGATCGCCGTCGAAGCGAACCACTACCCGGGCCGGCGAACCGATCGAAGTCACCGAGATGATCAAAAGCCGCCCACCGGCGCAAGGCCAGATACCTCCTGCCCGGACCAGACAAAGCCTAATCTCACCGCCCTCCCGCGACACTTACCAGACCGCCACCGAGGTAGTGGAGTTGGCCACGGCGAACTCCGCTTGGCGAACCGCAGCATGCGCACAACGGACAACCGCTCCCCCTTGCCGGAGACGACCGGGTACGCGACAATTTCCACATCGACCTGTCGTTAG